One genomic segment of Nonomuraea coxensis DSM 45129 includes these proteins:
- a CDS encoding FHA domain-containing protein has product MPSVYCTQCGHANPGDARFCSRCGSPLARLEVAGDTTSTISVAGIEAYEAETGDMLLQERALVEQLPPGTALLTVTRGPNQGSRFRLDKDLTTTGRHPESDIFLDDITVSRRHVEFYRHRGGQFSVRDVGSLNGTYVNRERIEEVPLHSGDEVQIGKFRLVFLMRGNHSA; this is encoded by the coding sequence ATGCCGAGCGTCTACTGCACGCAGTGCGGGCACGCCAACCCCGGGGATGCCCGTTTCTGTTCCCGTTGCGGGTCACCGCTGGCCAGACTCGAGGTCGCAGGGGACACCACTTCGACGATCTCCGTCGCGGGAATCGAGGCGTACGAGGCTGAGACAGGCGACATGCTCCTGCAGGAGCGGGCGCTGGTGGAGCAGCTCCCGCCCGGCACGGCGTTGCTCACGGTGACCAGGGGCCCCAACCAGGGCAGCCGCTTCCGGCTGGACAAGGACCTCACCACGACCGGGCGTCACCCGGAGAGCGACATCTTCCTCGACGACATCACCGTCTCGCGCCGCCACGTCGAGTTCTACCGCCACCGCGGCGGCCAGTTCTCCGTCCGCGACGTCGGCAGCCTCAACGGCACCTATGTCAACCGCGAGCGGATCGAGGAGGTTCCGCTGCACTCCGGCGACGAGGTGCAGATCGGCAAGTTCCGGCTGGTCTTCCTCATGCGGGGCAACCACAGCGCATGA
- a CDS encoding MerR family transcriptional regulator — MTSQAARSHMSIGEVLALLQGEFPDVTISKIRFLEGEGLIEPERSPSGYRKFTHLHVEQLRFILTEQRDHYLPLRVIKDRMAESFGRPRAVPDRQEVRLGRAELLEAAGIDEETLAECEDYGLLAPVARRYDEEALKIARTVGALARFGLGARHLRAVKAAAERECGLVEQSVAPVLKRRAPGAIGEAEETARELSSLLLDLHASLVRTGVRSVLGR, encoded by the coding sequence ATGACTTCCCAGGCGGCCCGCTCGCACATGAGCATCGGGGAGGTGCTCGCCCTGCTGCAGGGCGAGTTCCCCGATGTGACGATCTCCAAGATCAGGTTCTTGGAGGGCGAAGGGCTCATCGAGCCCGAGCGCAGCCCCTCCGGCTATCGCAAGTTCACCCATCTGCACGTCGAGCAGCTCCGCTTCATCCTCACCGAGCAGCGCGACCACTACCTGCCGCTGCGGGTCATCAAGGACCGCATGGCCGAGAGCTTCGGCCGCCCCCGGGCCGTGCCCGACAGGCAGGAGGTCCGGCTCGGCCGCGCCGAGCTGCTGGAGGCCGCCGGCATCGACGAGGAGACCCTCGCCGAGTGCGAGGACTACGGCCTGCTGGCCCCGGTCGCCCGCCGCTACGACGAGGAGGCGCTCAAGATCGCCCGCACGGTCGGCGCGCTGGCCCGCTTCGGCCTGGGCGCCCGGCACCTGCGCGCGGTCAAGGCCGCCGCCGAGCGCGAGTGCGGCCTGGTCGAGCAGAGCGTCGCGCCGGTGCTGAAACGCCGCGCCCCGGGCGCCATCGGCGAGGCCGAGGAGACCGCGCGGGAGCTGTCCAGCCTGCTGCTCGACCTGCACGCGTCGCTGGTCCGGACCGGGGTACGTTCGGTGCTGGGGCGCTGA
- a CDS encoding bifunctional nuclease family protein: protein MLQMEVVGVRVEMPTNQPIVLLKEAHGERFLPIWIGMTEATAIALAQAEEPPPRPLTHDLFRDVLSALGVGLRAVNIVALRDGIFFADLVFSNGVEVSARPSDSIALALRTGARIFASEEVVQEAGVVIPDDQEDEVEKFREFLDTITPEDFGRAG, encoded by the coding sequence GTGTTGCAGATGGAGGTCGTGGGCGTAAGAGTCGAAATGCCCACAAATCAACCGATCGTCTTGCTCAAGGAGGCACACGGGGAACGGTTCCTTCCCATCTGGATCGGCATGACCGAGGCGACGGCCATCGCCCTCGCCCAAGCGGAGGAACCGCCGCCGCGGCCGCTTACCCACGACCTGTTCCGCGACGTGCTGAGCGCGCTGGGCGTCGGCCTGCGCGCGGTCAACATCGTCGCACTGCGTGACGGCATCTTCTTCGCCGACCTGGTGTTCTCCAACGGCGTGGAGGTGAGCGCGCGGCCCTCCGACTCCATCGCGCTCGCCCTGCGCACCGGAGCACGCATCTTCGCCAGCGAGGAGGTGGTCCAGGAGGCCGGCGTGGTCATCCCGGACGACCAGGAGGACGAGGTGGAGAAGTTCAGGGAGTTCCTTGACACGATCACTCCCGAGGACTTTGGCAGGGCGGGGTAG